One Halichoerus grypus chromosome 1, mHalGry1.hap1.1, whole genome shotgun sequence genomic region harbors:
- the LOC118521619 gene encoding uncharacterized protein LOC118521619, whose translation MTCVGQQNLPMVLCKMIYRGTRVETFHHYLHSYDLFKVMMAFITSFTVLRQTRVVYESWLPTHSLPGRSGFGNDFSGDLRKPYGKKDGLRDGKSGEVVFSPYLMIPYTHWDIEMP comes from the exons ATGACTTGCGTCGGTCAACAAAAT cttccaatggtGCTCTGCAAAATGATCTATCGAGGGACCAGAGTTGAGACATTTCACCATTATCTCCACTCCTATGACCTGTTTAAAGTCATGATGGCTTTCATCACATCATTCACCGTCCTCCGACAGACCAGAGTTGTGTATGAGAGTTGGCTACCGACTCACAGCCTACCAG GTCGGTCTGGGTTTGGCAATGACTTCTCAGGAGACCTGAGAAAACCCTATGGAAAGAAAGATGGCCTAAGAGATGGAAAAAGTGGTGAAGTAG TGTTTTCTCCATACTTAATGATTCCATATACACATTGGGATATTGAAATGCCTTGA